The following proteins are encoded in a genomic region of Rubrobacter xylanophilus DSM 9941:
- a CDS encoding creatininase family protein, protein MNELGGTGKPVLWEELTSPEIEELINRINAAIVPFGAVEQHGPHMPLCVDWNMSYHVAQGVSAATGVPVLHPVIYGVSASHGDFPGTISLRPETFLAVVEDIVNWLYHSGVRQFILLNGHAWNGAPLQVCAEKIRTRYDDVRVRALDYVDMYPPSEIDGRYTYGRLLAHANYFETSCMLYVNPDLVKMDRATSKQDFDSFWDYRTDQVSISGVWGRDITEANAENGEREISRCIETMARAIAAAVNEPWPEPS, encoded by the coding sequence GTGAACGAGCTCGGTGGAACAGGAAAACCAGTACTTTGGGAAGAACTCACAAGTCCTGAGATAGAGGAGCTTATTAATCGGATAAACGCTGCTATAGTTCCTTTTGGAGCTGTCGAGCAACACGGCCCACATATGCCACTCTGTGTGGACTGGAACATGTCCTACCACGTCGCACAAGGTGTCTCAGCTGCAACGGGCGTGCCTGTACTGCATCCTGTCATATATGGAGTCTCAGCCAGCCATGGCGACTTTCCGGGAACAATTTCTCTTCGCCCAGAAACGTTTCTAGCTGTCGTGGAAGACATCGTGAATTGGCTCTACCACTCTGGGGTTCGCCAATTCATCCTGCTCAATGGTCACGCTTGGAATGGAGCGCCGCTCCAGGTATGCGCGGAAAAGATTCGCACTCGCTACGATGATGTTAGAGTTCGTGCGCTTGACTACGTAGATATGTACCCACCTAGCGAGATAGATGGTCGTTATACGTACGGACGTCTACTGGCTCATGCTAACTACTTTGAAACCTCGTGCATGCTCTACGTGAATCCAGATTTAGTCAAGATGGATCGTGCCACCTCAAAGCAGGACTTCGACTCGTTCTGGGACTACCGTACCGACCAAGTCAGCATCTCTGGTGTCTGGGGTCGCGATATAACGGAGGCTAACGCCGAAAACGGAGAGCGCGAAATTTCACGCTGTATCGAGACCATGGCTCGCGCCATAGCCGCCGCAGTTAATGAACCTTGGCCAGAACCAAGTTAA
- a CDS encoding amidohydrolase family protein — protein sequence MNPERILLRCDILIVDALSDPIYNAAILIEDGHVESVGDYHAMRRSYPLASEHGKRIPLAMPGLVDGHSHGRGISTVEQGIADAPLDIWLTRITAATAFDPYDEALVSAAELITTGVTTVQVIFHSFSKAEDYVQGVIATAKGFKQVGVGLELVLGISDQHEFIPPVSTSLHSRVDRLLSSPERGMDPTTFFEMFDALSGLKSDTSILPTKEVQEILSETRLVLGPIAPQWSSENLIQGIADRAAQGVRVHTHLLECKKQRSPLYGPLPVQKLDQHELLSNRTSVAHGVWLEPDEIALLAARKVSVVHCAGSNTRLEVGLAPVREMLDAGVLVAIGLDSNTVHNPPDIFAEMRHALEVASARGSQVSEREVLAMATSGGAAAIGRQDEVGTLRPGSRADLVILTPTEPLTVYEDPISWIVGEASRNDLHEVWVEGKVLYSNGCLRNSSIVATARRHLYEALLQDAVRRRERLKELRKLEPWLRGIWEKTSTATTQENRS from the coding sequence ATGAACCCCGAACGTATATTGCTGCGCTGCGATATATTGATTGTCGACGCTTTATCAGACCCGATCTACAACGCCGCCATCCTGATCGAAGACGGGCATGTGGAATCCGTCGGTGACTATCACGCTATGCGACGAAGTTACCCACTGGCATCGGAACATGGGAAACGAATCCCTCTTGCTATGCCTGGCCTCGTCGATGGCCACTCCCACGGGCGTGGGATATCAACCGTCGAGCAAGGCATAGCAGACGCGCCGCTTGATATCTGGCTAACGCGCATAACCGCAGCTACCGCGTTTGACCCTTACGATGAGGCATTGGTCTCAGCAGCGGAACTCATCACCACAGGAGTTACTACAGTCCAGGTTATTTTCCATTCTTTCTCTAAGGCAGAAGATTATGTGCAAGGAGTTATCGCAACAGCTAAAGGATTTAAGCAAGTGGGGGTCGGCTTAGAGCTCGTTCTGGGCATAAGCGACCAGCACGAGTTTATACCACCCGTTAGCACATCACTCCACAGCCGCGTAGATCGTTTGCTCTCATCTCCTGAGCGAGGAATGGATCCAACAACCTTTTTCGAAATGTTCGACGCTCTCTCCGGTTTGAAGAGCGACACTTCGATACTCCCTACAAAAGAGGTTCAAGAAATTTTAAGCGAAACGCGACTAGTGCTTGGTCCAATCGCGCCGCAATGGTCATCTGAAAACCTCATACAAGGCATCGCTGACCGAGCAGCCCAGGGTGTACGTGTACACACGCACCTATTGGAGTGTAAAAAACAGCGTTCGCCTTTGTACGGCCCACTGCCAGTACAGAAGCTGGATCAGCACGAACTGTTAAGTAACAGAACCTCTGTCGCACACGGTGTGTGGCTTGAGCCAGATGAGATAGCCCTACTAGCAGCACGAAAAGTGTCCGTAGTCCATTGTGCAGGCTCTAACACCCGACTTGAAGTTGGTTTAGCACCAGTACGCGAGATGCTCGACGCTGGCGTGCTTGTAGCCATCGGTCTTGACAGCAACACTGTACACAATCCTCCAGATATCTTTGCGGAGATGCGCCACGCGCTTGAGGTAGCGAGCGCTCGAGGATCGCAGGTTTCGGAGAGAGAAGTCCTCGCCATGGCGACCTCTGGCGGCGCAGCCGCTATAGGACGACAGGATGAAGTTGGCACTCTCAGACCAGGCTCAAGAGCAGACTTGGTTATTCTTACACCAACTGAACCCTTGACTGTCTACGAAGATCCAATCTCGTGGATTGTCGGCGAAGCTTCAAGAAACGACCTGCACGAAGTGTGGGTAGAAGGAAAAGTACTATACAGCAACGGTTGTCTGCGCAACTCGTCTATAGTAGCAACAGCTCGGCGGCATCTATATGAAGCCCTGCTTCAGGATGCGGTACGCCGTAGGGAGCGACTTAAGGAGCTGAGAAAGCTGGAACCATGGCTGAGAGGAATCTGGGAGAAGACAAGCACCGCAACAACCCAGGAGAACCGTTCGTAG